The following are encoded together in the Persephonella sp. genome:
- the atpH gene encoding ATP synthase F1 subunit delta, with protein sequence MKIDKKVLKRVVKVLLNKIPKEETALIKVSDDLALIQELYRKEKSFRNFILNPQLPFEEKEKLIDTLSEKTNLDKNVVEAIKYAVKINKGNILREISDQFMFEVEKFFATVKGEVITAYPIDENLLEQIKKAVEEKLGKKVEFEVKQDPSIIGGVVVKAGSYVLDSSVKTYLRKLEQQLTSY encoded by the coding sequence ATGAAGATAGATAAAAAGGTTTTAAAAAGAGTTGTCAAAGTTCTATTAAATAAAATCCCAAAAGAAGAAACAGCTCTCATCAAAGTTTCAGATGACCTTGCATTAATTCAGGAGCTTTACAGAAAAGAAAAATCTTTCAGAAACTTTATACTAAACCCCCAGCTTCCTTTTGAAGAAAAGGAAAAACTGATAGATACTTTATCAGAAAAAACAAACTTAGATAAAAATGTTGTTGAGGCGATAAAATACGCAGTAAAAATAAACAAAGGAAATATTCTAAGAGAAATATCTGACCAGTTTATGTTTGAGGTTGAAAAGTTTTTCGCCACAGTGAAAGGGGAAGTTATCACAGCCTATCCTATAGATGAAAACCTTCTTGAACAGATTAAAAAAGCTGTTGAGGAAAAATTAGGCAAAAAGGTTGAGTTTGAAGTGAAACAGGATCCATCAATAATAGGAGGTGTTGTTGTTAAAGCAGGCAGTTATGTCCTTGATTCATCTGTTAAAACATACCTCAGAAAATTAGAACAACAGTTAACATCTTATTAG
- the atpA gene encoding F0F1 ATP synthase subunit alpha has product MSAIRAEEVAESLKKQLEEFEAKANLEEVGTVLQVGDGVARVFGLEKAMYGEMVEFENGTLGVAFNLEEDNVGIILLGTEEGIEEGTIVKRTGKILEIPVGMGLVGRVVDGTGKPIDGKGPIENIAYYSPVEKIAPGVVTRKSVHEPLQTGIKAIDAMIPIGRGQRELIIGDRATGKTTIAIDTILNQKGEDVYCVYVAIGQKRAVVRQIVETLQKHGAMEYTTVVAATASDPATMQYIAPFVGCTIAEYFRDNGMHALIIYDDLTKHAYAYRQLSLLLRRPPGREAYPGDVFYLHSRLLERAAKLNDELGAGSLTALPIIETQAGDVAAYIPTNVISITDGQIFLETDLFHKGVRPAINVGLSVSRVGGAAQIKAMKQVAGTLRLELAQFRELEAFVQFASELDKATQAQIARGQRLVEILKQPPNKPVPVEKQIAIIYAGTKGYLDDVPVSAIQKFEQEFYTFLDTEKPDLLEMIKAEKKLTDEIETKLKEALEEFKKKVAF; this is encoded by the coding sequence ATGTCTGCGATAAGAGCTGAAGAAGTAGCAGAAAGCCTTAAAAAACAATTGGAAGAATTTGAAGCTAAAGCAAATTTAGAAGAAGTAGGAACAGTTCTTCAGGTTGGTGATGGTGTTGCAAGGGTTTTTGGTCTTGAAAAGGCCATGTATGGAGAGATGGTTGAGTTTGAAAACGGAACATTAGGTGTTGCTTTTAACCTTGAGGAAGACAATGTAGGTATCATACTTCTTGGAACAGAAGAGGGTATAGAGGAAGGAACTATAGTAAAAAGAACAGGAAAAATCCTTGAAATACCTGTTGGAATGGGTCTTGTTGGAAGGGTTGTTGATGGAACAGGAAAACCAATAGACGGAAAAGGTCCAATAGAAAATATAGCTTACTACTCACCTGTTGAAAAAATAGCACCAGGTGTTGTAACAAGAAAATCAGTTCACGAACCTCTCCAGACAGGTATCAAAGCTATTGATGCGATGATCCCAATAGGTAGAGGACAGAGGGAGCTTATCATCGGTGACAGGGCTACAGGTAAAACAACTATCGCGATAGACACAATTCTGAACCAAAAGGGTGAAGATGTTTACTGTGTGTATGTTGCCATAGGTCAGAAAAGAGCCGTTGTAAGACAGATAGTTGAAACTCTCCAGAAACATGGTGCTATGGAATACACAACAGTTGTTGCTGCTACTGCATCAGACCCTGCAACAATGCAGTATATAGCCCCATTTGTCGGGTGCACAATAGCAGAGTATTTCAGAGATAACGGAATGCATGCCCTTATCATATACGACGATCTTACAAAGCACGCATATGCTTACAGACAGCTTTCACTCCTCCTTAGAAGACCACCAGGAAGGGAAGCTTATCCCGGTGATGTTTTTTATCTTCACTCAAGACTTCTTGAAAGGGCTGCTAAGCTGAATGATGAACTTGGTGCAGGATCATTAACGGCTCTCCCAATTATTGAAACACAGGCTGGTGACGTTGCTGCTTACATTCCAACAAACGTTATATCAATCACAGACGGTCAGATATTCCTTGAAACCGATCTTTTCCACAAAGGTGTAAGACCTGCTATTAACGTTGGTCTTTCTGTTTCAAGGGTTGGAGGTGCTGCCCAGATAAAAGCTATGAAACAGGTTGCAGGTACTCTCAGGCTTGAGCTTGCACAGTTTAGAGAACTTGAAGCATTCGTTCAGTTTGCATCAGAGCTTGACAAAGCAACGCAGGCACAGATCGCAAGGGGGCAGAGGCTTGTTGAGATATTAAAACAACCTCCAAACAAACCTGTTCCTGTTGAAAAACAGATAGCTATTATATACGCAGGAACAAAAGGATACCTTGATGACGTTCCTGTCAGCGCTATACAGAAGTTTGAGCAGGAGTTTTACACATTCCTTGATACAGAAAAGCCTGATCTTCTTGAGATGATAAAAGCAGAGAAAAAACTTACAGATGAGATAGAAACAAAGCTGAAAGAGGCTTTAGAAGAATTTAAAAAGAAAGTTGCCTTTTAG
- a CDS encoding F0F1 ATP synthase subunit gamma, with translation MAKLSPRDIKRKIQGIKNTQRITKAMKAVSAAKLNKAKAMLNATRPYSERLYDLINDLAMFVDRDIHPLLKIREEKKIDYVVITADRGLAGAFNSYVIKRALSDIKKFQEEEKEVNLILIGRKAVQFFKNKGFNTIEEYEDIYRDHLNLAFTSKVGGIIAERYENEKTDAVYMVNNELITTATYETRVRKLFPIEPELDYTKLSELSRYNIEPSAEEVLEELLKRYINFQLYRALVESSTAEHAARMLAMDNATRNAGEAIKRWTIIFNKARQEAITTELIDIINAANAIE, from the coding sequence ATGGCAAAACTCTCACCCAGAGACATAAAGAGGAAGATACAGGGTATAAAAAATACCCAGAGAATAACTAAAGCAATGAAAGCTGTTTCAGCTGCAAAGCTGAACAAAGCAAAGGCTATGCTTAATGCCACAAGACCTTACTCAGAAAGGCTTTACGATCTTATAAATGATCTTGCTATGTTTGTTGACAGGGATATACATCCTCTTTTGAAAATAAGAGAGGAAAAAAAGATAGATTATGTTGTTATAACAGCTGATAGAGGTCTTGCCGGAGCTTTCAACTCCTATGTAATAAAGAGAGCACTGTCCGATATAAAAAAGTTTCAGGAAGAGGAAAAAGAGGTAAACCTCATCCTTATAGGAAGAAAGGCAGTCCAGTTTTTCAAAAACAAAGGATTTAACACAATAGAAGAATATGAAGACATATACAGGGATCACCTTAATCTTGCATTTACATCAAAAGTAGGCGGGATAATAGCTGAAAGGTATGAAAATGAAAAAACTGACGCAGTCTACATGGTAAACAATGAGCTTATTACAACAGCAACTTACGAAACGAGGGTGAGAAAACTCTTTCCTATAGAACCTGAGCTTGATTACACAAAACTTTCTGAGCTTTCAAGGTATAACATAGAACCTTCAGCAGAAGAAGTTCTTGAGGAACTTCTGAAGAGATACATTAACTTCCAGCTTTATAGAGCCCTTGTTGAATCCTCAACAGCTGAACATGCAGCACGTATGCTTGCGATGGACAACGCAACAAGAAATGCAGGAGAAGCTATTAAAAGGTGGACAATTATCTTCAACAAAGCAAGACAGGAGGCTATCACAACAGAGCTTATTGATATTATTAACGCAGCAAATGCTATAGAATAA
- the atpD gene encoding F0F1 ATP synthase subunit beta, giving the protein MADNKGKIVQVVGPVVDVEFETEELPEIRWALKTERIAIDDRGNETKEDLYLEVAQHLGEKRVRTIAYGPTDGLVRGQEVESVGGPLQIPVGKPVLGRIFNVVGQPIDDAGPVEAEEKWPIFRPAPSFEEQSTKVEIFETGIKVIDLLVPFIKGGKVGLFGGAGVGKTVLMQELIHNIAKFHSGYSVVVGVGERTREGNDLWMEMKESGVLPYTAMVYGQMNEPPGVRFRVAQTGLTMAEYFRDVEKQDVLIFIDNIFRFVQAGAEVSTLLGRLPSAVGYQPTLGTDVGEVQERITSTVNGSITSIQAVYVPADDITDPAPASVFAHLDATIVLQRRLAELGIYPAIDPLESTSKALAPEYVGEEHYFVAREVQRILQRYKELQEIIAILGMEELSEEDKALVYRARKLQRFLAQKFHVAEQFTGQPGDYVKREDTIRSFKEVVEGKWDHLPEQAFYMVADIEDAKRKAEEMAAKQG; this is encoded by the coding sequence ATGGCAGATAACAAAGGTAAGATCGTTCAGGTCGTAGGACCTGTTGTTGATGTTGAGTTTGAAACAGAAGAACTACCGGAAATAAGATGGGCTTTAAAAACAGAAAGAATAGCGATTGATGACAGGGGAAACGAAACAAAGGAGGATTTATACCTTGAGGTTGCTCAGCACCTTGGAGAAAAAAGGGTTAGAACGATAGCTTATGGACCAACAGATGGACTTGTAAGAGGACAAGAGGTTGAAAGTGTAGGAGGACCCCTCCAGATACCTGTGGGAAAGCCTGTTCTTGGAAGGATATTTAATGTTGTTGGACAGCCTATTGATGATGCAGGACCTGTTGAGGCTGAGGAAAAATGGCCAATTTTCAGACCTGCACCATCTTTTGAGGAGCAATCAACAAAGGTTGAGATATTTGAAACAGGTATCAAGGTTATTGATCTTCTCGTTCCATTTATCAAAGGTGGAAAGGTTGGGCTTTTCGGCGGTGCAGGTGTTGGCAAAACTGTTCTTATGCAGGAGCTTATCCACAACATAGCCAAGTTCCACTCAGGATACTCTGTTGTTGTTGGTGTTGGTGAAAGAACAAGGGAAGGAAACGACCTGTGGATGGAGATGAAAGAATCAGGTGTTTTACCATACACAGCTATGGTTTACGGACAGATGAACGAGCCTCCAGGGGTTAGGTTCAGGGTTGCCCAAACAGGTCTGACAATGGCTGAATACTTCAGAGATGTTGAAAAACAGGACGTTCTTATCTTTATAGATAACATATTTAGATTTGTTCAGGCAGGTGCTGAGGTTTCAACACTCCTTGGAAGACTTCCATCTGCTGTTGGTTATCAGCCAACGCTTGGAACAGACGTTGGTGAGGTTCAGGAAAGGATCACATCAACTGTAAACGGATCTATCACATCTATCCAGGCTGTTTATGTTCCTGCTGACGATATCACAGACCCTGCTCCAGCATCAGTTTTTGCTCACCTTGATGCTACAATTGTTCTACAAAGAAGACTTGCAGAGCTTGGTATATATCCGGCTATTGATCCATTAGAATCAACATCAAAAGCCCTTGCACCTGAGTATGTAGGTGAAGAGCATTATTTTGTTGCAAGAGAAGTTCAAAGAATACTACAGAGATATAAAGAGCTTCAGGAGATCATCGCAATCCTTGGTATGGAGGAGCTTTCAGAGGAAGATAAAGCTCTCGTTTACAGAGCAAGAAAACTCCAGAGATTTCTTGCCCAGAAGTTCCACGTTGCCGAACAGTTCACAGGTCAGCCAGGAGATTATGTAAAAAGGGAAGACACAATAAGATCATTTAAAGAGGTTGTTGAAGGTAAGTGGGATCATCTTCCAGAACAGGCGTTTTACATGGTTGCAGATATAGAAGATGCAAAAAGAAAAGCTGAAGAGATGGCAGCAAAACAGGGTTAA
- a CDS encoding EAL domain-containing protein: MNFEIIEPYIEDIFKKFYKEILSDQFLKTFFTTEDQIKNLLEKQIKNFKETLKENEKQLEARYYNLGNLHYDLKIPFVNLMSGIDFIKNEIYKSLADKKLLDEYFFSISLLFERIKNSLAKAYLDRSLDEMTVGYKPEYKDYKFFEYHLQWLEKLNEVAKSFDKSRLPELDSRHCKLGRWIRSREFYLICGDNKKCFVIHKLHDLVHNTGSSLVYYIFHKKFVEAYLLFKTLNSLSLKMMNELYEIYFNYLNNREERFLNFLSKEIENIKSGYLTVVNIKKLKAINEIYGKKTGDYILDTVERLIRDKFIKKDEILIKGISGEFFIFSDDKEDSLKERLIKLKKNLESYKNFPIGVKVVIGTVQIPENISLSPEDIRKIVGIAREKAKSETGFYFADALEVKEKIIPKINIQLKDSAFVTQAIAEGRIDLFFQPVVNLKLGDTYGFEVLARIKKDGGYINAGAFINLLHKLGIIVDLDRLVIKKVIQNADKISNITNTIFVNISPESLKSEDFISLLTDGIKTLKRKNIKLIVELTEQSFLENIEIIKFLHEEFGISFAVDDFGTGYSSLKTVIDLTDTGLIEILKIDGSLIRDLKYSIRNQKIVRLISSMSRNLKIKTVAEFIENRELIKTVREMGIQLGQGYALGKPKLIDEFISG, encoded by the coding sequence GTGAATTTTGAGATTATAGAGCCTTACATAGAAGATATCTTTAAAAAGTTTTACAAAGAAATCCTATCAGATCAGTTTCTAAAGACATTTTTTACCACTGAAGATCAGATAAAAAATCTTTTAGAAAAACAGATAAAAAATTTTAAAGAAACCTTAAAAGAAAATGAAAAACAGCTTGAGGCAAGGTATTACAACCTTGGAAATCTGCATTATGACTTAAAAATTCCTTTTGTCAACCTTATGTCCGGAATTGATTTTATAAAAAATGAGATATATAAATCCCTTGCTGACAAAAAATTGCTTGATGAATATTTCTTTAGCATCAGCTTATTGTTTGAAAGGATCAAAAACAGCCTTGCAAAAGCTTACCTTGATAGATCACTTGATGAAATGACAGTTGGGTACAAACCTGAATACAAAGACTATAAGTTCTTTGAGTATCACCTCCAGTGGCTTGAGAAACTAAATGAAGTGGCAAAATCATTTGATAAAAGCAGACTACCAGAGCTTGACAGTAGACATTGCAAATTAGGTAGATGGATAAGATCCAGAGAGTTTTATCTTATATGTGGGGATAACAAAAAATGCTTTGTGATACATAAACTACACGATCTTGTGCACAACACAGGAAGTAGCCTTGTGTATTACATCTTTCACAAAAAGTTTGTTGAGGCATACCTTCTTTTTAAAACATTAAATAGTCTTTCCCTCAAAATGATGAATGAGCTTTACGAGATATACTTTAATTATTTAAACAACAGGGAAGAGAGATTTCTGAATTTTCTGTCAAAAGAGATAGAAAATATAAAATCAGGTTACCTTACGGTTGTTAATATAAAAAAATTAAAAGCCATTAACGAGATATACGGGAAAAAAACAGGAGATTACATACTTGATACAGTTGAGAGATTGATAAGGGATAAATTTATAAAAAAAGATGAAATTTTGATAAAAGGTATTTCAGGTGAATTTTTTATATTCTCAGATGATAAAGAGGACAGCCTGAAAGAAAGGCTTATAAAACTTAAAAAGAATCTTGAGTCTTATAAAAATTTTCCTATAGGTGTAAAAGTTGTTATAGGGACAGTTCAAATTCCTGAAAATATCAGTCTTTCTCCAGAGGATATAAGAAAAATAGTTGGTATAGCAAGGGAAAAAGCAAAATCGGAAACAGGATTTTACTTTGCTGATGCCTTGGAGGTTAAAGAAAAGATAATCCCAAAAATAAACATTCAGTTGAAGGACTCAGCCTTTGTGACCCAGGCTATAGCAGAGGGAAGGATTGATCTGTTTTTCCAGCCGGTGGTTAATCTGAAGCTGGGGGACACATACGGTTTCGAAGTTCTTGCAAGGATAAAGAAAGACGGTGGTTATATTAACGCAGGAGCGTTTATAAACCTATTACACAAGTTGGGAATTATAGTTGATCTTGATAGGCTGGTAATAAAAAAAGTTATCCAGAATGCAGACAAAATCTCAAATATAACCAACACCATATTTGTTAATATCAGCCCAGAATCACTAAAATCTGAAGATTTTATCAGCCTTTTAACAGATGGAATAAAAACATTAAAGAGAAAAAATATAAAACTTATCGTTGAGCTGACAGAGCAGTCTTTTCTGGAAAATATTGAGATAATAAAATTTCTACATGAGGAGTTTGGTATATCTTTTGCTGTTGACGATTTCGGAACAGGTTACTCATCTTTAAAAACAGTTATAGATCTGACTGATACAGGATTGATAGAAATTCTCAAAATAGACGGCAGCCTTATAAGAGACCTTAAATACTCCATAAGAAACCAGAAAATAGTGCGTCTTATATCATCAATGTCAAGAAACCTGAAAATAAAAACTGTAGCTGAATTTATTGAGAACAGAGAACTTATAAAAACCGTTAGAGAAATGGGAATACAGCTTGGTCAGGGTTATGCCCTTGGTAAACCAAAGCTGATAGATGAATTTATCTCCGGCTGA
- the tsaD gene encoding tRNA (adenosine(37)-N6)-threonylcarbamoyltransferase complex transferase subunit TsaD, with the protein MKILGIETSCDDTGVCIYDSEKGVLSNVVSSQVKLHAQWGGVYPDLAAREHTKNIIPVLDRAVKESGVDLHSIDAVAVTVAPGLIVSLVVGISAAKSLKWALKKPLIPVHHIEAHIFAIFLSDNVQFPFISLVVSGGHTELYIIRKFEDYTFLGGTLDDAAGEAYDKVARMLDLGYPGGPIIDKLAREGKEVIKLPRPLLNDKGKNRFNFSFSGLKSAVMREVEKGIYRKEDIARSFQEAVVDVLVGKTVDAVNEFDIKNVVVAGGVSANSRLRERFFEEAEKNSFSVHFPPLYLCTDNGAMIAYTGYKRLKETGRTIGYDFEGKARLRLDRFIEYISRR; encoded by the coding sequence ATGAAAATATTGGGGATAGAGACCTCCTGTGATGACACAGGAGTCTGTATCTATGATTCAGAAAAGGGAGTTCTGTCAAATGTTGTTTCGTCTCAGGTTAAACTCCACGCCCAATGGGGAGGGGTATACCCTGATCTTGCTGCAAGAGAACACACAAAAAATATAATACCGGTTCTTGACAGAGCAGTAAAAGAATCCGGTGTAGACTTACACAGCATTGATGCTGTTGCTGTTACTGTTGCTCCCGGTTTAATAGTATCACTTGTGGTAGGAATTTCAGCGGCAAAATCTCTGAAATGGGCATTAAAAAAACCTCTAATACCTGTCCATCACATAGAGGCTCATATATTTGCCATATTTTTGTCTGATAATGTTCAGTTCCCCTTCATCTCACTTGTTGTTTCAGGTGGACATACCGAGCTTTATATAATCAGGAAATTTGAGGATTACACATTCTTAGGTGGAACCCTTGATGATGCTGCCGGGGAGGCTTACGATAAAGTTGCAAGGATGCTGGATCTTGGTTATCCCGGAGGACCCATTATTGATAAACTGGCAAGAGAAGGAAAAGAGGTTATAAAACTGCCAAGACCTCTACTAAACGATAAGGGAAAAAACCGTTTCAACTTTTCATTTTCAGGTTTAAAAAGTGCTGTTATGAGAGAGGTAGAAAAGGGTATATACAGAAAAGAGGATATAGCAAGGTCTTTTCAGGAGGCTGTTGTTGATGTTCTTGTAGGAAAAACAGTTGATGCTGTAAATGAGTTTGATATTAAAAATGTTGTTGTTGCTGGAGGAGTATCTGCAAACTCAAGACTGAGGGAAAGATTTTTTGAAGAGGCTGAAAAAAACAGCTTTTCTGTTCATTTCCCCCCTCTTTATCTATGCACGGACAACGGGGCTATGATCGCATACACAGGATACAAAAGGCTCAAAGAAACAGGAAGAACAATAGGTTATGACTTTGAAGGAAAAGCAAGGCTCAGACTTGACAGATTTATTGAATATATCAGCCGGAGATAA
- a CDS encoding S41 family peptidase: MKSRLSLVAGILFIFIAGISFGLNAKTERENKLKEDLQLISIYTDVLKIVKDLYVEPVDSKKLIYGSLRGMMNTLDPYSAFFTPDEFKDFTTETHGEFGGLGIEITMENHKLIIVAPIEDTPAWRAGLKSGDVIIEIDGEPTDKMTLLQAVKKMRGKPGTKVTLTIWRKGVEKPFKVTITRAIIKIKSVKTKELENGKIGYIRLTQFQENSTEDFKKALLKFKDKDGIIIDLRNNPGGLLSTAVMIADMLLKKGDMIVYTKGRTPRSNEKYFSRNDPVIPLDFPIVVIVNKGSASASEILTGALRDNNRALAVGDKTFGKASVQTLIPLPDGSGIKLTTAHYYTPSGKMIMHKGITPDIIVHVSHEEEMERLKAEREAKIHGKKVEIKDPQLDAAINAIKILNFARKAEK, translated from the coding sequence ATGAAAAGCAGATTGTCCCTTGTCGCCGGAATTCTGTTTATATTTATCGCTGGTATCAGTTTCGGTCTCAATGCAAAAACAGAGCGTGAAAACAAGCTAAAAGAAGACCTTCAGCTAATATCTATATACACAGATGTGCTTAAGATTGTAAAAGATCTTTATGTTGAGCCTGTAGATTCAAAAAAGCTGATATACGGATCATTAAGGGGAATGATGAATACCCTTGATCCTTACTCAGCATTTTTTACTCCAGACGAGTTTAAAGATTTCACCACAGAGACCCACGGTGAGTTTGGGGGTCTTGGAATAGAGATAACTATGGAAAACCACAAACTTATAATAGTGGCTCCCATTGAGGATACGCCTGCATGGAGGGCAGGTCTAAAATCAGGTGATGTTATTATTGAGATAGATGGGGAACCTACCGATAAAATGACCCTCCTTCAGGCTGTAAAAAAAATGAGAGGAAAGCCGGGAACAAAAGTAACCTTAACAATATGGAGAAAAGGGGTTGAAAAACCTTTCAAAGTAACAATAACAAGAGCAATAATAAAAATAAAAAGCGTAAAAACAAAAGAGCTTGAAAACGGAAAGATCGGCTATATCAGACTTACCCAGTTTCAGGAAAACTCAACTGAGGATTTCAAAAAGGCTCTTCTTAAGTTTAAAGATAAGGACGGAATAATTATAGACCTGAGGAACAATCCGGGTGGACTTCTTTCTACTGCAGTTATGATAGCTGACATGCTTTTGAAAAAAGGAGATATGATAGTTTACACAAAAGGAAGAACTCCAAGATCCAATGAAAAATATTTCTCAAGAAACGATCCTGTCATTCCCCTTGATTTTCCTATCGTTGTTATAGTCAACAAAGGCTCAGCAAGTGCATCAGAAATTCTTACAGGAGCTCTTAGAGACAACAACAGGGCTCTGGCTGTCGGAGATAAAACATTTGGTAAAGCCTCCGTCCAGACCCTAATACCTCTTCCTGACGGTTCTGGTATAAAGCTCACAACAGCCCATTACTATACCCCAAGCGGTAAGATGATAATGCACAAAGGTATAACACCTGATATTATCGTTCATGTAAGCCATGAGGAAGAGATGGAAAGGCTAAAGGCTGAAAGGGAAGCAAAAATTCATGGGAAAAAGGTAGAGATAAAAGATCCCCAGCTTGATGCAGCTATAAACGCAATAAAAATTCTTAATTTTGCAAGAAAAGCTGAAAAATGA
- a CDS encoding bifunctional diguanylate cyclase/phosphodiesterase — protein sequence MKKSLDFENLRREIALKNGIIMENLLRYNSLIQGMRQELRKSEKKDLPFYDTLLKKIQTVFDENLELVKNGSLETIDLVSILEKEVIDKSLLQKETEILKKIVLSRENITDWKGYTVKLLKQMLDVYPFDLFFISINENSMKRVYLFYSFQFGDDIRSKVREYLKKELFNRENIEFEEIFVTKKKPSGNKQKICLQTYNFLPDSQDVGGIIGIIILSKSKLPKKELDVVQSLLSIMGLVAGSSRALSKALSELEYFAGHDPLTDLYNRRIFEDLLRYEVSRAKRKGYRFSLILIDLDNFKYINDTYGHNVGDVVLKSVADMLEASIRDGDLVARIGGDEFVILLSETPLLEAVKVAERIRRNLEKNRICVFDGSVISVSASLGVVEYPTHGSSKEELMMIVDNALYKAKDLGKNKVYVPTEEEIKQTIKEKRKEFYILQEALDQSLFIPYYQPIVDLKTGKIHAYEVLARLKDHSGEVISAYRFITLAEKLGKVKDIDRVIIKKALTKKASSKKNFKIFLNLSAAELSDDQFWNYIFSIVNRSGLKPEDIVFEITEREAIKGIGEFQSLISKLKNRGYRFAIDDFGSGYSSFYYLKHLPIDYVKIDGEFVKELSLKDPKSTAFVESIVFLCKRLNIKTVAEFIENESILKIVKKIGIDYGQGYFLGHPSEDYL from the coding sequence ATGAAAAAGTCTCTTGATTTTGAAAATCTTAGGAGAGAGATAGCTCTTAAAAACGGTATTATAATGGAAAACCTTCTCAGGTATAACTCCCTTATCCAGGGAATGAGGCAGGAATTAAGAAAAAGCGAAAAAAAAGATCTTCCTTTTTACGATACCCTTCTTAAAAAAATACAGACCGTTTTTGATGAAAACCTTGAACTTGTTAAAAACGGTAGTCTTGAGACAATAGACCTTGTATCAATTCTTGAAAAGGAAGTGATTGATAAAAGCCTCCTTCAAAAGGAAACTGAAATCTTAAAAAAAATCGTTCTGTCAAGGGAAAATATAACAGATTGGAAAGGTTATACAGTTAAGCTCCTTAAACAGATGCTTGATGTTTATCCTTTTGACCTGTTTTTTATATCAATAAATGAAAATTCCATGAAAAGAGTTTATCTTTTTTACAGCTTTCAATTTGGTGATGATATCCGCTCAAAAGTGAGGGAATACCTGAAAAAAGAGCTTTTTAATAGAGAAAATATTGAGTTTGAAGAAATCTTTGTAACAAAGAAAAAACCATCAGGAAATAAACAGAAAATCTGCTTGCAGACATACAATTTTCTTCCTGATTCACAGGACGTTGGGGGAATAATAGGAATAATAATTCTATCAAAAAGTAAACTACCCAAGAAAGAGCTTGATGTGGTTCAGTCTCTTCTTTCTATAATGGGTCTTGTTGCAGGTTCATCAAGGGCACTGTCTAAAGCACTTTCAGAGCTTGAATATTTTGCAGGACACGATCCATTAACAGATCTATACAATAGAAGAATATTTGAAGACCTCCTGAGATACGAGGTCAGCAGAGCAAAAAGAAAAGGATACAGATTTTCTCTTATCCTTATTGATCTTGATAACTTCAAATACATAAATGACACTTACGGACACAACGTAGGTGATGTTGTTCTGAAATCTGTTGCAGATATGCTGGAAGCATCAATCAGAGATGGGGATCTTGTTGCAAGAATAGGAGGAGATGAGTTTGTTATTCTTCTCAGTGAAACACCTTTATTAGAAGCTGTAAAAGTGGCAGAAAGGATCAGAAGAAATCTTGAAAAGAATAGAATATGCGTTTTTGACGGAAGCGTTATTTCTGTGAGTGCTTCCTTAGGGGTTGTAGAATACCCAACCCACGGATCTTCTAAAGAAGAACTGATGATGATCGTTGACAATGCTCTTTATAAGGCAAAAGATCTTGGAAAAAACAAAGTTTATGTTCCTACGGAGGAGGAAATAAAACAAACAATAAAAGAAAAAAGAAAAGAGTTTTACATACTGCAGGAGGCTCTTGATCAAAGCCTATTTATCCCGTATTATCAACCTATAGTTGATCTAAAAACTGGAAAGATACATGCCTATGAAGTTCTTGCCCGACTTAAAGACCATTCAGGAGAGGTAATATCAGCTTACAGATTTATAACTCTTGCTGAAAAATTAGGGAAAGTAAAAGATATAGACAGAGTTATAATCAAAAAGGCTTTAACAAAAAAAGCATCTTCAAAAAAAAATTTCAAAATATTTTTAAACTTATCTGCAGCTGAGCTATCTGACGATCAATTCTGGAATTACATTTTTTCTATCGTAAACAGATCAGGACTTAAACCGGAAGATATAGTATTTGAGATCACAGAAAGGGAGGCTATAAAAGGAATAGGTGAGTTCCAAAGTCTTATATCAAAACTTAAAAACAGGGGATACAGGTTTGCTATTGATGATTTTGGAAGCGGGTATTCCTCTTTTTATTACCTTAAGCATCTGCCAATAGATTATGTAAAAATTGACGGCGAGTTTGTAAAAGAACTGTCGCTAAAAGATCCAAAAAGCACAGCATTTGTTGAAAGTATCGTTTTTCTGTGTAAAAGACTGAACATAAAAACGGTAGCAGAGTTTATAGAGAACGAAAGTATCCTAAAAATCGTAAAAAAGATCGGAATAGACTACGGACAGGGCTATTTCCTTGGGCATCCATCAGAAGATTACCTTTGA